A single Verrucomicrobiaceae bacterium DNA region contains:
- a CDS encoding gamma carbonic anhydrase family protein: protein MSTTKLKNFLLPSSTPSVHESVFIAPGAVVVGAVDIAEHASVWYGSVLRGDINRIVLGPRTNVQDGSVLHVSDDCACILGADVTVGHRAVVHACEVGDEVLVGMGAIILDGAVIGPRCVIAAGAVVTKGSIIPEGSLVVGTPGRIARTLSLEEQRANAALAAKYVEVSRRYRELGMQAGH from the coding sequence ATGAGCACCACGAAACTGAAAAACTTCTTGCTTCCTAGCTCAACACCCTCCGTGCATGAGAGTGTTTTCATCGCTCCGGGGGCGGTCGTGGTCGGCGCAGTGGACATCGCGGAGCACGCCAGTGTGTGGTACGGCTCCGTGTTGCGTGGCGACATCAACCGCATCGTCCTCGGGCCGCGTACGAATGTACAAGACGGCTCCGTGCTGCATGTGAGTGACGATTGTGCCTGCATCCTCGGTGCAGACGTGACGGTGGGGCACCGGGCCGTGGTGCATGCCTGTGAGGTGGGTGATGAGGTGCTCGTGGGCATGGGCGCGATCATTTTGGACGGTGCCGTCATCGGTCCGCGCTGCGTCATCGCCGCAGGTGCCGTGGTGACAAAGGGCAGCATCATCCCAGAGGGCTCACTCGTCGTCGGCACGCCTGGACGCATCGCCCGCACCCTCAGCCTGGAGGAGCAGCGTGCCAATGCGGCCCTCGCGGCGAAGTATGTCGAGGTTTCCCGCCGCTACCGCGAGCTGGGCATGCAGGCAGGGCATTGA
- a CDS encoding HU family DNA-binding protein produces MNKAQLIEQVQKALGGETSKRAAGDALEAVLSSIAKAVKKGPVQLIGFGTFKPVTRKARTGRNPKTGAAMKIKASKSVRFVTSTALKKSL; encoded by the coding sequence ATGAATAAAGCGCAATTGATCGAACAAGTTCAGAAAGCCCTCGGCGGCGAAACTTCCAAGCGTGCCGCTGGCGACGCTCTCGAAGCAGTGCTCTCCTCCATCGCCAAAGCAGTGAAGAAAGGCCCCGTGCAGCTCATCGGCTTCGGCACCTTCAAGCCTGTGACCCGCAAGGCCCGCACTGGCCGCAACCCAAAGACTGGCGCTGCCATGAAGATCAAGGCCTCCAAGAGCGTCCGCTTCGTGACCTCCACCGCTCTCAAGAAATCTCTGTAA
- a CDS encoding aquaporin produces MKKYISEIIGTFFLVYTVCCTVSTNQPLAAISIGLALAVMVYAGGHLSGAHYNPAVTVAVLLRGKIGLTDAIIYIFCQTVAGVVAAMVAKTLVGAGTDPKPFPIDNLMLAEAIGTFALAWVVLNVATTKANNNNSFYGAAIGLTVTSGAVAVGGVSGAAFNPAVATGAVAMGLLNGGQLWAYWVFCILGGAVAAIVFKAIKADD; encoded by the coding sequence ATGAAAAAGTACATCTCTGAAATCATCGGCACCTTCTTCCTCGTCTATACCGTGTGTTGCACGGTCAGCACCAATCAGCCGCTGGCGGCCATCTCCATCGGTCTCGCACTGGCCGTCATGGTCTATGCAGGTGGGCATCTCTCTGGCGCACATTACAATCCCGCTGTGACCGTCGCGGTGCTCCTTCGTGGCAAAATCGGCCTCACCGATGCCATCATTTACATCTTCTGCCAGACCGTGGCCGGCGTCGTCGCTGCCATGGTCGCTAAAACCCTCGTCGGTGCCGGCACAGATCCCAAACCCTTCCCTATCGACAATTTGATGCTCGCTGAAGCGATCGGCACCTTCGCCCTGGCCTGGGTGGTGCTCAACGTCGCCACCACCAAAGCGAACAACAACAACAGCTTCTACGGCGCGGCCATCGGCCTTACCGTGACCAGCGGCGCAGTGGCAGTGGGTGGCGTCTCCGGCGCAGCCTTCAATCCTGCCGTCGCTACTGGCGCTGTGGCCATGGGCCTGCTCAATGGTGGCCAGCTCTGGGCCTACTGGGTCTTCTGCATCCTGGGTGGTGCAGTCGCCGCCATCGTCTTCAAGGCGATCAAAGCAGATGATTAA
- a CDS encoding LamG domain-containing protein gives MSFRYLLLCILCFPWSALALQETWETGYSGEDVSGKHVLGHWSFEKTDALKLHGAVLSAKGRFGSALESFPGFPVEDVRHAALVSVLPVKGAFTLEMWIKPKMAFKPELRCFLLDKKYVDQTDYQWQIGEADKGGLRRMWVTLGFGAESRTIYSLPFELKTDAWQHVAFTYDGAGEGRFYRNGAFAGGSRLQGVGAVVPGKKELSIGDRLGSNYGGFPGLIDEVRVCDGVLSFERVALQIAASRSVWRRMETAKPIAITVTNLKRDVLKSATLKASLAGKTEEFLLPDLAAGKSFTANYSLNTALKATTYELRAHFASGDYSTEQSTVLKIVPRMPIRMPVIMWGGGGDEIARMKDIGFTHFIGLGADYGEIWQQKKLVPPAKPEVIAKNRVMLDTALENDLGVIASLSPAHALESDVKILRVDRAGKPYTRQDIAASMPEFAPFFQTVGQSVARAYGDHPAFTTALIDTEVRDSNQVSFNPTDVEAYKKFASADIPTEVMSKGGVDWTKLKDFPADRVIADDHPILKYLRWFWTVGDGWNGLHTALHKGVKMNSRLWTFFDPAVRQPSISGAGGGVDVLSHWTYTYPDPQKIGMCADQLFAMSAASGKNQRVMKMTQLIWYRSQTAPISQKAAGELVAWEDHDPEAAYITIAPLHLKEALWTKIARPIEGIMYHGWQSLVQTDSPGAYRFTNPNTAPVLKQLIKDVIEPLGPTLMSIPDERSEVAFLESFTSQMFARRGGYGSNTGWEADVWLALQHAHVQTDIIFEETLLKNGLSGRKVLVMPFCDVLTKSVVARIADWQKKGGKIVADEFLCPALKADVLIQSFKREKKAAEDKAKVLVLAKSFKARPQKVSCDNPEIITRMRRFGDATYVFVVNDKREYGSYVGQHGLVMENGLPASGMVSLKAESANVYELTGTQFIVPKRGDDGSSMGWKVDLGPGDGKIFVVLPKPLLGLKLDLPENATAGQKAAMKLQITSTGDAPLRAVIPVKIAIRDANGVLTEGSGYYAAVNGVVDLSLDLAPNDDSGTWEVRVKELASGMEAVKWMQVKRDL, from the coding sequence ATGTCCTTCCGCTACCTCCTTTTGTGTATTCTGTGCTTTCCGTGGTCAGCCCTCGCCCTGCAGGAAACCTGGGAAACGGGCTACAGCGGCGAGGACGTGAGTGGGAAGCATGTGCTGGGGCATTGGTCGTTTGAGAAGACGGATGCGCTGAAGCTCCATGGCGCGGTTTTGAGTGCGAAGGGCCGCTTTGGCAGTGCTTTGGAGTCGTTTCCGGGGTTTCCAGTGGAGGATGTGCGGCATGCGGCGCTGGTGAGCGTTCTGCCTGTAAAAGGGGCGTTCACATTGGAGATGTGGATCAAGCCGAAGATGGCATTTAAACCAGAGCTGCGCTGTTTTTTGCTCGATAAGAAGTATGTCGATCAAACCGACTACCAGTGGCAGATCGGCGAGGCGGACAAAGGCGGACTGCGACGCATGTGGGTGACGCTGGGCTTCGGTGCGGAGTCGCGGACGATCTATTCGCTGCCTTTTGAGCTGAAAACGGACGCGTGGCAGCATGTGGCCTTCACTTATGATGGCGCGGGCGAAGGGCGATTTTATCGAAATGGAGCCTTTGCAGGTGGTTCACGGCTGCAGGGCGTCGGAGCCGTCGTTCCGGGCAAAAAGGAGCTCAGCATCGGTGACCGGCTGGGGAGCAATTACGGCGGTTTTCCCGGTTTGATCGACGAAGTGCGTGTTTGTGATGGAGTGCTGAGTTTCGAGCGTGTCGCACTGCAAATCGCTGCTTCGCGGAGTGTCTGGCGGCGCATGGAGACGGCCAAACCCATCGCCATTACCGTCACCAACCTCAAACGCGACGTTTTGAAGTCCGCCACGCTCAAAGCCAGCCTCGCTGGCAAGACAGAGGAATTCCTGCTGCCGGATCTGGCCGCAGGAAAGAGCTTCACCGCGAATTACTCGCTCAATACCGCGCTCAAAGCGACCACCTATGAGCTACGAGCACACTTTGCGAGTGGCGACTACTCGACAGAGCAGAGCACGGTGCTGAAAATCGTGCCACGCATGCCCATACGCATGCCAGTCATCATGTGGGGTGGCGGCGGGGATGAGATCGCACGGATGAAGGACATCGGTTTTACCCACTTCATCGGTCTCGGTGCCGATTATGGTGAAATCTGGCAGCAGAAGAAACTCGTGCCACCAGCGAAGCCAGAAGTGATCGCGAAGAACCGTGTCATGCTCGATACCGCGCTGGAAAACGACCTCGGAGTCATCGCCAGCCTCTCACCCGCTCACGCTTTGGAGAGTGATGTGAAAATTCTCCGTGTGGACAGGGCAGGGAAGCCCTACACGCGGCAGGACATCGCCGCTTCGATGCCCGAGTTTGCGCCCTTTTTCCAGACGGTGGGGCAGAGCGTGGCGCGGGCCTATGGTGATCATCCAGCCTTCACCACGGCACTGATCGACACGGAGGTGCGTGACTCCAATCAAGTCAGCTTCAATCCCACCGATGTGGAAGCCTACAAAAAATTCGCCAGCGCGGACATTCCTACTGAGGTGATGTCGAAGGGGGGCGTGGATTGGACAAAGCTGAAGGACTTCCCCGCAGACCGAGTCATAGCGGACGATCACCCAATATTAAAATATCTGCGTTGGTTCTGGACCGTGGGAGATGGCTGGAACGGTCTCCACACCGCACTGCACAAAGGCGTGAAGATGAATAGTCGTCTCTGGACATTCTTTGATCCTGCGGTGCGGCAGCCGAGCATCAGTGGTGCGGGTGGCGGCGTGGATGTACTGTCTCACTGGACCTACACCTATCCAGATCCGCAAAAGATCGGCATGTGCGCCGATCAGCTTTTCGCCATGAGTGCTGCGAGTGGCAAAAACCAGCGTGTGATGAAGATGACGCAGCTCATCTGGTATCGCTCACAGACGGCACCCATCAGCCAGAAGGCGGCGGGGGAGCTCGTCGCGTGGGAAGATCACGATCCAGAGGCTGCCTACATCACCATCGCGCCACTGCATCTCAAGGAAGCCCTTTGGACCAAGATCGCACGGCCTATCGAGGGCATCATGTATCACGGCTGGCAATCGTTGGTGCAGACGGATAGCCCTGGGGCTTATCGTTTCACGAATCCAAACACGGCACCGGTTCTGAAACAGCTCATCAAAGACGTGATCGAGCCACTAGGCCCGACGCTGATGTCGATTCCCGATGAGCGGAGCGAGGTGGCGTTTCTGGAGAGTTTCACCTCGCAGATGTTCGCCCGGCGCGGCGGCTATGGCTCGAACACAGGCTGGGAGGCAGATGTATGGCTGGCGCTCCAGCATGCGCATGTGCAGACGGACATTATCTTTGAGGAAACACTGCTCAAAAATGGCCTCAGTGGCCGCAAGGTGCTCGTCATGCCATTTTGTGATGTGCTGACGAAATCCGTCGTCGCCCGTATCGCAGACTGGCAGAAGAAAGGCGGGAAAATCGTAGCAGATGAGTTTCTGTGCCCGGCTTTGAAGGCCGATGTGCTGATCCAGAGCTTCAAACGCGAGAAGAAAGCCGCCGAGGACAAAGCGAAGGTGCTGGTGCTGGCAAAGTCGTTCAAGGCGCGGCCACAGAAAGTCTCCTGCGACAATCCAGAGATCATCACTCGCATGCGCCGCTTTGGGGACGCGACGTATGTCTTTGTGGTGAACGACAAGCGTGAATACGGCAGTTACGTCGGCCAGCATGGCCTCGTGATGGAGAATGGCTTGCCCGCGAGTGGCATGGTGAGCCTGAAAGCAGAATCGGCCAATGTGTATGAGCTCACCGGCACCCAGTTCATCGTGCCGAAGCGCGGCGATGACGGCAGCAGCATGGGCTGGAAGGTCGATTTGGGGCCTGGTGACGGGAAAATCTTCGTCGTGCTGCCAAAGCCACTTTTGGGCCTGAAGCTCGATTTACCGGAAAATGCCACCGCAGGCCAAAAAGCGGCCATGAAGCTGCAAATCACCTCCACGGGTGATGCGCCGCTGAGGGCGGTGATTCCCGTCAAAATCGCCATTCGCGACGCGAACGGCGTTTTGACCGAAGGAAGCGGGTATTATGCCGCAGTAAACGGTGTGGTGGACTTGTCGCTCGATCTGGCACCGAATGATGATTCCGGCACCTGGGAGGTCCGAGTGAAGGAACTCGCAAGCGGCATGGAGGCCGTGAAATGGATGCAGGTGAAGCGTGATTTATAG
- a CDS encoding ThuA domain-containing protein yields MCTVIAHAQVAEVEIAELRFDRRFESGATGEAPTFPAWITGVSQQGGAFYDEPASWQVPDTVADGTGRLTIHLDRSKLNGDLATTILFSAVQATDVAVQLFDDQGRVVVVDLFGNLVEVSAAFTTNTFVIPLTKYPTASKIVIRHVHGAVAIYGAVLYPVIGEGVMDDEEIKKLARKLGDPLSPENPIVKNLQHITALPAKPSVTTAAPAQVSVAPQAAAPKSKAMPAAATMDCGPGVGMGCMCGVRRSTAGGPPILLVPPELPAIKPFKRPLAVLVEDSHGGTDIYNEYNFGSAQLARILRAQGAKVDSTRDVPGYDATKGLTRELLDPYSILIFNGRFNGRNYPFSDAEISAVSDWVRAGGGLLVTSSSPTASDHLDAYFYNPLIRPFGLQFGWEKIEGQYKLGTEDSKHPIMNGLTEFAIYHGISVIPTSEAIDVAHVGNKSVIMANQYGKGRVIAFGAGSAVQNQALNSRIINSSSSRIVNANTNLLMNLTLWLSDAEAAQ; encoded by the coding sequence ATGTGCACCGTCATCGCTCATGCACAGGTAGCAGAGGTCGAAATCGCGGAGCTGCGGTTTGATCGTCGATTTGAAAGTGGTGCCACCGGCGAGGCACCCACTTTTCCCGCTTGGATTACGGGGGTTAGTCAGCAAGGAGGCGCTTTTTATGATGAGCCAGCTTCATGGCAAGTGCCAGACACCGTTGCAGATGGCACAGGGCGATTAACCATTCATCTCGATCGCTCCAAGCTAAACGGCGACCTCGCCACCACGATTCTCTTCTCGGCCGTGCAGGCCACGGATGTCGCCGTGCAGTTGTTTGATGATCAGGGTCGTGTCGTGGTGGTCGATCTATTCGGCAATTTGGTGGAAGTGAGTGCGGCGTTTACCACCAACACCTTTGTCATTCCTTTAACCAAGTATCCGACGGCATCCAAGATTGTCATTCGTCACGTTCACGGAGCTGTGGCGATCTACGGCGCTGTTCTGTATCCTGTCATCGGTGAAGGGGTCATGGATGATGAAGAAATCAAGAAGCTCGCACGCAAGCTCGGTGACCCACTCAGCCCGGAGAATCCGATCGTGAAGAATCTGCAACACATCACCGCATTGCCAGCAAAGCCAAGTGTGACGACTGCGGCACCTGCGCAGGTATCCGTAGCCCCCCAGGCAGCAGCGCCCAAAAGCAAAGCCATGCCTGCCGCAGCGACCATGGATTGCGGCCCGGGAGTGGGCATGGGATGCATGTGCGGCGTGAGACGCTCCACTGCTGGTGGACCACCCATTCTTTTGGTGCCGCCGGAACTGCCAGCGATCAAGCCCTTCAAACGCCCTCTGGCTGTCCTGGTGGAGGATTCACACGGCGGCACGGATATTTACAACGAATATAACTTCGGCTCCGCTCAGCTAGCCCGTATTCTCAGAGCCCAAGGAGCTAAAGTGGACAGCACCCGTGATGTCCCAGGGTACGACGCGACAAAAGGGCTCACCCGCGAGTTACTCGATCCGTATTCCATTCTGATCTTCAACGGCCGCTTCAATGGCCGCAACTACCCCTTCAGTGATGCTGAAATCAGCGCGGTCAGTGATTGGGTCCGTGCGGGTGGCGGACTCTTAGTGACCAGCTCATCGCCCACCGCTAGCGATCACTTGGATGCCTACTTTTACAATCCGCTCATCAGACCTTTCGGCCTTCAGTTCGGCTGGGAAAAAATCGAAGGCCAATATAAACTCGGCACTGAGGACTCCAAGCATCCCATCATGAATGGGCTAACCGAGTTCGCCATTTACCACGGCATCTCTGTGATCCCAACATCAGAGGCTATCGACGTCGCTCATGTGGGCAACAAAAGCGTGATCATGGCTAACCAATATGGCAAAGGACGCGTCATTGCCTTCGGTGCCGGCAGTGCGGTTCAAAACCAAGCTCTCAATTCACGAATCATCAACAGTAGCTCCAGCCGCATCGTCAATGCGAACACGAATCTGCTCATGAATCTGACGCTCTGGCTGTCTGATGCCGAAGCGGCGCAGTAG
- the bioB gene encoding biotin synthase BioB, with translation MTFSELHRIYHQPFFDLLKQARAVHDENWSGNEVQLCTLLSIKTGGCSEDCGYCAQSARYTTGVQAEKLMPKEQIMERAIAARANGSTRFCMGAAWKGVRKGTQKFDQVLDIVRDVSKLGMEVCVTLGELGAEEACDLKQAGVTAYNHNVDTSPEHYPNIVSTHTFEDRLRTIRHAQDAGMSVCCGGILGLGETIDDRLKMLEVISNFNPQPESVPINALMPIKGTPLGDNEVVDSFAFIRMIAVTRIAIPKAKVRLSAGRTNLSREAQALAYFAGANSIFYGDKLLTAANPRANEDMRLLRDLGLAPLDPNPGLEAPAACSDMPFSPCCAEGSICETSPQATLCAA, from the coding sequence ATGACCTTTTCCGAGCTCCACCGCATCTATCACCAGCCTTTCTTTGACCTGCTGAAGCAGGCCCGCGCCGTGCACGACGAAAACTGGAGTGGCAATGAAGTGCAACTCTGCACACTCCTGAGCATCAAAACTGGCGGCTGTAGCGAAGACTGCGGCTACTGCGCCCAGAGTGCCCGCTACACCACAGGCGTGCAGGCAGAAAAGCTCATGCCAAAGGAGCAGATCATGGAGCGGGCTATTGCGGCCCGTGCCAATGGCTCCACCCGCTTCTGCATGGGTGCCGCCTGGAAAGGCGTGCGCAAAGGAACACAGAAATTCGATCAGGTGCTCGACATCGTGCGGGATGTCTCAAAACTCGGCATGGAAGTCTGCGTCACCCTCGGTGAACTCGGCGCAGAAGAGGCCTGCGATCTGAAGCAGGCGGGCGTCACAGCCTACAATCATAATGTGGACACCTCGCCAGAGCATTACCCGAACATCGTCAGCACCCACACCTTTGAAGATCGCCTACGCACCATCCGCCATGCGCAGGATGCAGGCATGTCCGTGTGCTGCGGCGGCATCCTCGGGCTCGGGGAGACCATCGACGACCGCCTGAAGATGCTGGAGGTCATCTCCAACTTCAATCCGCAGCCCGAAAGCGTGCCCATCAATGCGCTCATGCCCATCAAAGGCACGCCACTGGGGGATAACGAAGTCGTGGATTCCTTTGCCTTCATCCGCATGATCGCCGTCACGCGAATCGCCATCCCGAAAGCCAAAGTGCGCCTCAGCGCTGGCCGCACCAATCTCAGCCGCGAGGCGCAGGCCCTGGCCTACTTCGCCGGCGCAAACAGCATCTTCTACGGAGACAAGCTGCTCACGGCGGCCAATCCGCGTGCCAATGAAGACATGCGCCTTTTGCGCGATCTCGGCCTCGCGCCGCTCGATCCGAATCCCGGCCTAGAAGCCCCCGCTGCATGCTCGGATATGCCTTTCTCACCATGCTGTGCAGAAGGCTCCATCTGCGAAACCAGCCCCCAGGCGACTCTCTGCGCTGCGTAA
- the metH gene encoding methionine synthase, with protein sequence MPARPNCRPELEAAMRQRILVIDGAMGTTIREYKAKGVLDEASARGERFRDNEKDILNNGDILSITRPDIIEDIHKRFLEAGADIIETNTFSATSIAQAEFFREGKKCPEFFQGIIEDKFLNDLAWEINFESASQCRKWADIVAEQTGRKRYVAGSIGPLTVSLTQFPDLSDLSFRYVTFDQVKQAYKHQVRALIAGGVDTLMVETIFDSLNAKTALVAIREVFEEDKIELPVQISAAVGPGGETMISGQVTEAYLNAMRHVKPLSIGLNCSLGPDKMRPFLEELAAKADCFVSAYPNAGMPNPLAPTGFDLLPPDMAGYAKDFAGSGFVNIMGGCCGNTPAHIAAIAKAVEGLAPREVPADPHTMRLSGSQPYVLSPGSNYLMIGERTNVAGSPKFAKLIKENKLEEAVAIARQQVESGANVIDVCMDEGLIDGVPMMTKFLTLLQTEPEVNKVPFMVDSSKWEIIEAGLKCLQGKGIVNSISLKEGEAKFKEYATKIKQYGAATVVMAFDEQGQAATYEDKIRICERAYRILVDEVGFPPEDIIFDPNILTVATGIEEHNNYAVDFIEATRWIKANLPHAKVSGGVSNISFSFRGNNKVREAMHSVFLYHAIKAGMDMGIVNAGMLEVYEEIPQEMLVKVEDVILNRNKEATEVLVDYAEQFKGQAGSAKKAEIDMSWREASVEKRLEHALLKGITDFINEDTAEALAKLGKPLSVIEGPLMDGMSVVGDLFGAGKMFLPQVVKSARVMKQSVAYLQPYMEQEKLANPAQRSAGKIVLATVKGDVHDIGKNIVGIVLACNNYQVTDMGVMVPCQKILDKAIEVGADVIGLSGLITPSLDEMVHVASEMERLGFKQPLLIGGATTSAAHTAIKIAPKYSGPIVHVLDASRSVPVTTSLISEDQRADFVKKNAERHAKLREEYGKKKDRQLLSIAESREKGQKFDWSTQDIATPSFTGTKTFEGPELIATLREFIDWSPFFHSWELRGRWIAADKRFSSAHEDAEMKVKAEAEASKLYNDAQALLDRIIAEKRFTAKGVFGLFPANSVGDDIEVYEGGKLKTTFHTLRQQVIKKDTANYALSDYVAPKDSGRTDHIGGFCVGIHGADELAKEFDAVPDPYQAILSKGIADRLAEAFAEYLHQQARFAWGYEKPGDFANADLIKENYRGIRPAPGYPAQPDHTEKEILFALLDATAKTGVELTESMAMHPGSAVSGLYFSHPDSHYFGISVVAKDQVEDYAKRKGMSVEEMERWLGPWLGY encoded by the coding sequence ATGCCCGCCCGTCCCAACTGCCGTCCCGAACTCGAAGCCGCCATGCGCCAGCGTATCCTGGTCATCGATGGGGCCATGGGCACGACCATCCGCGAATACAAGGCCAAGGGCGTGCTCGATGAGGCCAGCGCACGCGGTGAGCGCTTCCGTGACAATGAGAAGGACATCCTAAACAATGGCGACATCCTCTCCATCACTCGCCCGGACATCATTGAGGACATCCACAAGCGCTTCCTGGAGGCTGGGGCGGACATCATCGAGACAAATACCTTTTCGGCCACGAGCATCGCTCAGGCGGAATTTTTCCGGGAAGGCAAAAAGTGCCCGGAATTCTTCCAGGGCATCATTGAGGACAAATTCCTCAATGACCTCGCCTGGGAGATCAATTTCGAGTCGGCAAGTCAGTGCCGCAAATGGGCGGACATCGTCGCCGAACAGACTGGACGGAAGCGCTACGTCGCAGGCTCGATCGGGCCGCTCACCGTCTCGCTCACGCAGTTCCCTGACCTGAGCGATCTGAGCTTCCGCTACGTCACCTTCGATCAAGTGAAGCAGGCGTATAAGCACCAAGTCCGCGCCCTCATCGCCGGTGGTGTCGATACGCTCATGGTCGAGACCATTTTCGACTCGCTGAACGCGAAGACGGCCCTCGTGGCGATTCGCGAGGTCTTTGAAGAGGACAAAATCGAGCTGCCGGTGCAGATCAGCGCCGCTGTCGGCCCCGGTGGCGAGACGATGATCTCCGGGCAGGTGACGGAGGCGTATTTGAATGCCATGCGGCATGTGAAGCCGCTGTCTATCGGTCTGAATTGCTCACTTGGCCCGGACAAGATGCGCCCCTTCCTCGAAGAACTCGCCGCGAAGGCAGATTGCTTCGTGTCGGCGTATCCGAATGCGGGCATGCCGAACCCACTGGCACCCACGGGCTTCGATTTGCTGCCGCCGGACATGGCGGGCTACGCGAAGGATTTCGCGGGCAGCGGCTTCGTGAACATCATGGGCGGCTGCTGCGGCAACACGCCTGCGCACATCGCCGCCATCGCGAAGGCCGTGGAAGGTCTCGCGCCGCGTGAAGTGCCCGCCGATCCGCACACGATGCGCCTCAGCGGCTCGCAGCCGTATGTGCTCAGCCCCGGCTCGAATTATCTTATGATCGGCGAGCGCACGAACGTGGCCGGCTCGCCGAAATTCGCGAAGCTCATCAAGGAAAACAAACTCGAGGAAGCCGTCGCCATCGCGCGTCAGCAGGTCGAGAGCGGCGCAAACGTCATCGACGTGTGCATGGACGAGGGCCTCATCGACGGCGTGCCGATGATGACGAAGTTTCTCACGCTCCTGCAAACCGAGCCGGAGGTGAACAAAGTGCCCTTCATGGTCGATTCCTCAAAGTGGGAGATCATCGAGGCTGGTCTGAAGTGCCTGCAAGGCAAAGGCATCGTGAACTCCATCTCGCTGAAGGAAGGCGAGGCGAAGTTCAAAGAATACGCCACCAAGATCAAACAATACGGCGCAGCCACCGTCGTGATGGCCTTCGACGAGCAGGGCCAGGCCGCGACTTACGAAGACAAGATCCGCATCTGCGAGCGGGCGTATCGCATCCTCGTCGATGAAGTCGGTTTCCCGCCCGAGGACATCATTTTCGATCCGAACATCCTCACCGTCGCCACCGGCATCGAGGAGCACAACAACTACGCCGTCGATTTCATCGAGGCCACGCGCTGGATCAAAGCGAACCTGCCTCACGCGAAGGTCAGCGGCGGCGTCAGCAACATCAGCTTCAGCTTCCGCGGCAACAACAAGGTGCGCGAGGCCATGCACAGCGTGTTCCTGTATCACGCCATCAAAGCAGGCATGGACATGGGCATCGTGAATGCCGGCATGCTCGAGGTGTATGAGGAGATCCCGCAGGAGATGCTCGTGAAGGTCGAGGATGTGATCCTCAACCGCAACAAAGAGGCCACCGAGGTGCTCGTCGATTACGCCGAGCAGTTCAAAGGCCAAGCTGGCAGTGCGAAGAAGGCCGAGATCGACATGAGCTGGCGTGAAGCCAGCGTCGAGAAGCGCCTGGAGCACGCATTGCTCAAAGGCATCACCGATTTCATCAACGAAGACACCGCCGAGGCACTCGCGAAGCTCGGCAAGCCGCTCAGCGTCATCGAAGGCCCGCTCATGGACGGCATGAGCGTCGTCGGCGACCTCTTCGGCGCGGGCAAAATGTTCCTGCCGCAGGTCGTGAAGAGCGCCCGCGTAATGAAGCAGAGCGTCGCTTACTTGCAGCCCTACATGGAGCAGGAAAAGCTCGCCAACCCGGCGCAGCGCAGCGCGGGCAAAATCGTACTCGCCACCGTGAAGGGCGATGTGCATGACATCGGCAAAAACATCGTCGGCATCGTTTTGGCCTGCAACAACTACCAGGTCACCGACATGGGCGTGATGGTGCCGTGCCAGAAGATTCTCGACAAAGCGATCGAAGTCGGCGCCGATGTCATCGGCCTCAGCGGCCTCATCACGCCGTCGCTCGATGAAATGGTGCACGTCGCCTCCGAGATGGAGCGCCTGGGCTTCAAGCAGCCTCTTTTGATCGGTGGTGCCACCACCAGCGCCGCTCATACGGCCATCAAGATCGCGCCGAAATACAGCGGACCCATCGTGCATGTGCTCGATGCCTCCCGCAGCGTGCCCGTGACCACCTCGCTCATCAGCGAGGACCAGCGAGCCGACTTCGTGAAGAAAAACGCGGAACGCCACGCGAAGCTCCGAGAGGAGTACGGCAAGAAAAAGGACCGCCAGCTCCTCAGCATCGCCGAATCGCGTGAGAAGGGCCAAAAGTTCGACTGGAGCACGCAGGACATCGCCACGCCGAGCTTCACCGGCACGAAGACTTTCGAAGGCCCCGAGCTCATCGCCACGCTGCGCGAGTTCATCGACTGGTCGCCCTTCTTCCACTCGTGGGAGCTGCGTGGGCGCTGGATCGCCGCCGACAAGCGTTTCTCCTCCGCGCATGAAGATGCCGAAATGAAGGTCAAAGCCGAGGCCGAGGCATCAAAGCTCTACAACGACGCCCAGGCCCTGCTCGACCGCATCATCGCGGAGAAGCGATTCACCGCGAAAGGCGTTTTTGGACTCTTCCCGGCGAATAGCGTCGGCGACGACATCGAGGTCTATGAAGGCGGGAAGCTCAAAACGACCTTCCACACGCTGCGCCAGCAGGTGATCAAGAAAGACACCGCCAACTACGCCCTCAGCGACTACGTCGCCCCGAAAGACAGCGGTCGCACCGATCACATCGGCGGCTTCTGCGTCGGCATTCACGGCGCGGATGAGCTGGCGAAGGAGTTCGATGCCGTGCCAGATCCGTACCAGGCCATTTTGAGCAAAGGTATCGCTGACAGGCTCGCGGAGGCCTTTGCGGAGTATTTGCATCAGCAGGCGAGGTTTGCGTGGGGCTATGAAAAGCCCGGCGACTTCGCAAACGCGGATCTCATTAAAGAAAACTACCGTGGCATCCGTCCAGCACCGGGTTATCCCGCGCAGCCGGATCACACGGAGAAGGAGATTCTCTTCGCCCTGCTCGATGCGACTGCGAAGACCGGCGTGGAGCTCACAGAGAGTATGGCGATGCATCCCGGCAGCGCCGTGAGCGGCTTGTATTTCTCGCACCCAGACTCGCACTACTTTGGCATCAGCGTCGTCGCAAAGGACCAAGTCGAAGACTACGCGAAGCGCAAAGGCATGAGCGTCGAAGAAATGGAGCGCTGGCTCGGCCCGTGGCTCGGTTATTGA